ATTTAACAAGATTAAACTAAAGTTTGTCCTTTCCACCCGCTTCATCCTCAGACACATTTCAAATTTCAGTGTTATTTACTTTCAAGTCATTTTAAAGCAATGCATTGAGTGAGAGTCAATTTAATCAGCCTCATATCTCAACctataaagttgtgttttcaatATCTAATGTTCAAAACTCTATGAATATTCTTTAGGAGACAGGCTATAAAGTAAACAATTGTGTAGAGGGAACcattctgaaaatgtgttacttGTGAAGCAATTCCAGCTCAATGTGAGCAATATTGTATAATAATTTGTCTAAGCTTTTTTGCAGCAGTATGACTCGTACAACTCTAGAGGTCTAAACCTGTATGGCTACATAACATCAAGTCCTCCCTCAGGTCAGTATTCTTCATTAATCATTCAATTACAACTggcattacttttttttttttcacgttgCGTGACCTCTCATCTGGTTTCTACAATACAGTAAGGCAACCCTCAAGGCTTTTACTATTCAGAGGTATCAATGAGTTGACTGAGAAGGGTAATCAGCGAGTTTAAATTATTCATGTCATGTATGAAGGTCAAGGGCCTCAGGTTAAGTGTAGGAGTGCAGCTGAAAGCAATATCCTAATGCTGCTTAGCTTTATTATGTAGGTCACATGGAGTGTGTTGCCTTAACCAATGACTTTAGATTTATCGAGTAAAAATGTCTACAATTCAGTCCACAATATCTTAAAGTCACATGACCATTactgagttaaaaaaaaggacCTAAAAATGTGATACTTATAGTACAGATTGATAAAATAATTGATGTCCTCAGGCTACACAGCTTCCATTTCAGAGGACCGCTTGCTCTATCTACAAGAGGAATGAGTTTCTCCTCTCTGGAGACTGGCCTTATATTTTCATATCTCATTTTGTACTGTGGTCTGCCTTTAACAGTGAAGTAACAGATCAATAACCATGTTCAAAGTCCAGACTTCATCACaactaaaatgcaaaaaaatgcaatacGTCTTGTTTGTTCCTTAAGAGACTGGTTTATGGCTAGTTATGAATCCCTCTGTGTGGTAGCCTGGGCAGGCAATAATAAAATCTTTATATCATTCTAAAATAAAGAAAGGTTTGATTCTCATGAGTACAAGTAATGAGCTCAGCTCGGCCATTACTGTGacctttttgtttcagtttgggctacaactaataataatattgacTATTCTAAAGTTGATTGAAATTACTACTActcctactactactactactactactactactactactactactaataataataataataataataataataataataacaataacaacaacaataataataataacaacagtgGACAATGATAGTTTCTGAGGTGGTAATTGTACCGTGAAATCTAAAAATGTTGCAACCCTATGTGCAAATTATTATCACATTCAATGACTGAGTCTAAAACCGAGCCCAAAGTGACACTTTGAAATTTCTTCTCTCATCCaaccaacagttcaaaacccCATGTCAAAGACAAGCaccaaatcctcacatttacaAAGCTGAAATgagcaaatgttttatattgttgcATGAATAATGGTCAATTATTGGTCATCAAGGAGACCTATAAATGATATTTTGAAGTGGTATACACTTGAAGTTATAATACAAATCTCAATATCAAGAGAGAACCACTGTTGGAATGTAACTGGATTCAATTCACTTAAGTACTGTATTTCACTACCATTTTGTGGTACTTAACTTGAGTAATGCCATTTCCAGCAATGTCATACTTTCACTATATGTACACTATAATGCCAATAATTGGAAAAATGCCTGATGATCAGCAAGGTCAATAATCGGTCTATCCCTATTGACTGTATGTATAAGGTCCATctgaagaaaaaatgaatagCTGGTGAAAGTGTTTCCATACTCACCGAGAAAACTGCATTTTGGAGCCCAAAAGGTATGGGGGTAAGTCTCGCTAAGGCAACAACTTTGAGtccacttcctccctccaccaccctTATAACAGCACTGAGCTGTTCACTGTTCCCCACCTTGTTCAGCACCCAGTCAGTCAATAGTCGTTTGCACACCAGGTGTGCCACAAAGGTCCCTATTAAAACTCCCACCATAACTAGTCCCATGCCCAGCACAAAGCCGTAGAGGTAGCCAGCTGCCACATTAAGAACAATATATCCCCATCCACACGGGAACGACACGATAATCAAACCAACTATAAACAGCAGGGCCCCGACGAGGCTGTCCAAGCTCTCCACCCAGAGCAGGAGGTCCTTGAGGTATTGGCGAACGAGGGCAACCGAGGAGAAGCACACAGCGGTCAGGATGCATGCCAGCAGGGCGCTCTTGAAGCAGAAGGTGGTGATACAGCAGGGGTGTCTGAACTCCCCACTGTTGCTGAAGGTAGTCCCCCCCGGGGAACTGATAACCTCAGGGTCTCCATCTGATTTCCCTATGCCGGCCCCTGACTCGTCAAAGGCGCTGCATATCAGGATGTCAATCTTGTCACACTCCTCTGTGGCAGTCCTCTGCAGCCAGCGGTTCAGCTGAATCTGCGCCTTGCCCACAGCATGCTTGAGAAGCTTGGTGAAAAACTGCACGGTCGTGGACCCTGACATTGACATGTTGGCCCTCAAATGAGCTATGGGGACCAGCAGCAGAGTTCAGGTGAACTGTCCGACCTGAAGAGAGCTGTGACGTTTGAGATGTGAGTCTTCACATCCAACGCAAGTCCATGTCGAGCAATAACAATGTGCTGAGCTCCAAATGAGGGCAGGTATTTATGAACTTAGACAAAATCCGTCACTCTCCTTAGCCATTACAAGAACTGTCCAACGTAATAGTGTTTATCTTGGGTAAACTAGCTGGGCGACGTGCCAGTCCAGTGATTTAAAAGTGCCAGTTTTGTAGTCTAGGTCTGAAACACTCGCCATATTCACAGCCGTCACCCCTGCGCCCAGGACAGCGAAAAGTCAATGGATGGAGGAGGCGAAGACAGCGACAAAACACTTCTTTGGTCAGAGGCGACCAGAATCCAAGTGGTAGAGGACATCAACTTTTACGACTCCGCCAGCATTGCCCGTCCAGCTAACGATAACACACTAGCATAAATCACTGCACGGCTAACTTACTCCCATCGTTAGCTAAATAACTCTGCGTTGATAAAGTCCCCCGTTGCATTTCAGAGACCGAACGGCCGTAACTGGCCTCGTCGTCCGCTCATTCCGGAGAACAGAGCGACAAACCGGACACAGAAGTCTGACAAGAAAAACCCGTTTGCTCTCTCGGTGCTAGCTGGGTGTAGTTATATCTCTCGTCGCCCTCAGTCCACAGtgcaagctgctgctgctgctgttatcGCTGCTGAAGCTATTCATACCGAGCACTGTTTGTGTCCCAGAATGCCAAGTAACCCCTGCGCACATGACCGCCAGTTAGTAGTTCCAATCCAATCACAGCGGCCCTGTCGTCATCGCGAGATTTCCGCGAGATTCAACaacaaattgtgtttgttttggatgaaTTATGGTATTTGTTGTCCGCGAATATGCTGCCACATAAGCAAAATAAACTAATACAGATGGGACGCTCTGTGTTAATCAGTTCACTTCCTCATGGTGTTATTTCActgcagttatttattttaaaatacttaaTAATAATTACTAGGGCTTTTAAATCTA
This window of the Acanthopagrus latus isolate v.2019 chromosome 3, fAcaLat1.1, whole genome shotgun sequence genome carries:
- the tmem64 gene encoding transmembrane protein 64; translated protein: MSMSGSTTVQFFTKLLKHAVGKAQIQLNRWLQRTATEECDKIDILICSAFDESGAGIGKSDGDPEVISSPGGTTFSNSGEFRHPCCITTFCFKSALLACILTAVCFSSVALVRQYLKDLLLWVESLDSLVGALLFIVGLIIVSFPCGWGYIVLNVAAGYLYGFVLGMGLVMVGVLIGTFVAHLVCKRLLTDWVLNKVGNSEQLSAVIRVVEGGSGLKVVALARLTPIPFGLQNAVFSITDVSLPNYLVASSVGLLPTQLLNSYLGTTLRTMEDVIAEQSVSGYFVFSLQIVISIGLMFYVVHRAQVELNAAIAACQMELKSSHMNGNSTNHGGFTYCSKRATAGSGNCVNVV